In Miscanthus floridulus cultivar M001 chromosome 5, ASM1932011v1, whole genome shotgun sequence, one genomic interval encodes:
- the LOC136454427 gene encoding uncharacterized protein has translation MLGKEAVPLKCIRLNITFGQPDNFRKEPLTFEVVDFLSVYHALLSRSCFAKFMAVPNYTYFKLKMPGPNGVITIEGSFKQAYYYEQDCITQAVTLITPCYPDGSCHVIGRAPVEEAAKVVAVLDRPSIDEANKVPSDSGGSTSPSIQALGPSEGVAPIEVSSNVSP, from the coding sequence ATGCTAGGGAAGGAAGCTGTGCCCCTCAAATGCATTAGGCTCAACATCACCTTTGGCCAGCCAGACAACTTCCGCAAGGAGCcacttacctttgaggtggttgactTCCTCAGTGTCTACCATGCCCTCCTCAGCCGATCATgctttgccaagttcatggccgtccccaactatacctacttcaagctcaagatgcctggcccaaacggggtcatcaccattgaagGGAGCTTCAAGCAAGCCTACTACTACGAGCAGGACTGCATCACCCAAGCAGTCACGCTCATCACCCCATGTTATCCCGATGGCTCTTGCCATGTCATAGGAAGGGCACCGGTGGAGGAAGCAGCCAAGGTAGTAGCAGTGCTCGATCGACCAAGCATCGATGAGGCGAACAAGGTTCCTAGCGACAGTGGTGGCTCAACTAGCCCCTCCATCCAGGCGCTTGGCCCCTCAGAAGGGGTTGCCCCAATCGAGGTGAGTTCTAATGTTTCCCCATGA